The DNA window GACCGGTTCTTCGCGGTGCTGGAGGGGCGGGTGAAGATCTTCATCGTCTCGCCCCGCGGCGACGAGCAGACCCTGCACCTCTACGGGCCCGGCAGCACCTTCGGCGAAGCGGCCATGCTGAGCGGGGGCGACTTCCCCGCGTACGCCGAGGCCGCCGCCGACGCGCGGGTGCTGGTGATCTCGCGCCAGTCGCTGCGCGGAGCCCTGGCCCGCAGCGCCGATCTGGCGCTGGGCATGATGGCGGGCCTGTCGGCCAAGTTGCACGAGTTCAACCGCCTGATCGAGGAACTCTCGCTCAAGGAAGTCCCCGCCCGCCTGGCCGGCGTCCTGCTGCGACAGTCACGGGCCGCCGGCAGGAAGACCTTCAAGCTCGCCCACA is part of the Planctomycetaceae bacterium genome and encodes:
- a CDS encoding Crp/Fnr family transcriptional regulator, whose amino-acid sequence is MDNELINVLKATAMFSALDEQAVEAFAHQCRVQKVRKGQMIFSPGQPADRFFAVLEGRVKIFIVSPRGDEQTLHLYGPGSTFGEAAMLSGGDFPAYAEAAADARVLVISRQSLRGALARSADLALGMMAGLSAKLHEFNRLIEELSLKEVPARLAGVLLRQSRAAGRKTFKLAHTKRELAAQIGTVSETLSRALAKLKSLKLIDVKGSQITLLDVRGLEALASAG